One Desulfovibrio inopinatus DSM 10711 genomic window, CCTTGTTTTTCTTCTTCTCCGGTATAGTGGTGCACGACTTGGAGAGGTTTTGTCCCTCGATGAACGTAAGAATTTCGACTATTTGCGGAAAGTTGTCATGATTGATGACAGCACCGCAGAAGGAAAAAAACGTGAAGTGCCTCTTCCCGAGGAAGTCATTGAGTGTCTTCGGGAATATTGCATTCAATATGAGGTAGATACCACAGAAACATCGAAATCGACTGAGCGATTGTTCGATTTGGACCAAGGATTTTTACGCCGAAAGTTTTATGAGCAATCATCACGCAGTGGATTACCCAAAGATTTGCTTAATCCAAGGGTGCTTCGCAATTCAAGAGCTATTGAGCTGTTGCAAGGCGGCATGCCTATGCGCGCCGTTCAGGCCATTCTTGGACATACCAAAGCCGATTTCACGGCATCATATGTGACGTTGGCGCAAAATGATTTGCGCCATATTATTCATCAACATTGCCATCAGGAGTTTGGTATGGAGACCAGTGCGCGCAACACCTTTCACGGGGAGGTTACCAAGGTTGTTTCCAACCCGGTGATGAGTGAAGTAACGCTCCGCACTTCGGCAGGATATGAGATCGTCGCTATTATCACAAATGAGAGCCGAGAAAAACTCGGGCTTGCCGAAGGAAAAAAGGCGTCAGCCATGGTGAAGGCGACCTGGGTTATCCTGGAGAAAGCTCTGATCCCTCCACAAACCAGTGCACGGAACGCATTTCCTGGCGTCGTGACCAATATAATCAGTGATGATGTCGTTGTAGAAGTTAGCGGAAAGCTCGGAGATGGAACGCCTATTTGTGCGCTGATTACTGCTGGAAGTTTTGACAAGCTTGGAATTGGGAAAGGAGATTCTTTCATTTTCATGTTTAAAGCCATGTCGGTAATCATCAGTTAACGTGCCTTGTTTGGGGAGAACCCATTCTGACAAAGATTATTTATTCCTTCTTTGTAGATATATGAAGTACAATACGACGCTGACGAATATGAACACCGTCTTGAATACGCGAAAGCGAATGTATCACACATAAGGTCAGTATGCTTTCGATTCATTGTAATCTCAGGCGGTGTTCGGCTTTACCGAATGCGTTATGGATTTGAATAGATCATTATTTATTTTTTGGTGCCATGCTCTTTATATTTGAGGGGGCTCCTCTAGTCTTTATCATTCTATTCTGTTATCGTAGACATAACGACGAATTGTGTTCATTCCAACTAACCGTTTTTCTCCTTAGGCCGACAAGGAGAAAACAGATTCGGTTGGTGTCTTTATTGGCTGCTTCCACTGAACCGTCATAAATGCTCCCTCGAATCGTTAACTGGGAGGGATATATGCATTGCTCCAGACGTTTCCTTCTGGCGCTGTGCATCTTTGTTTTGTGGAACTCTCTCCTTGTTTTTGGGGGGACGGAAGTCTCTGCACAGAACAAAGTCGTGCGCTTTGGAATCAACACCCCATTAACCGGTCCATACTCTGTAGAAGGACTGGACCAAATGCGGGCAGCCCGCATGGCCGTGGACGAAATCAATCGTGATGGAGGGCTGCTTGGTCATCGCGTGGAACTTTTGTCCAGAGATTCGGCATCCGATGTCGTTGTCAGTGAACTGAATATTCATGAGCTGATCGATGAAGGATGCGTCATGATTTTAGGTGGATCTTCAAGTGACGTGGCTATTGTTGCTTCGACCATTTGCCAAAAACGCAACGTCCTGTTTTTCGGTACATTGACGTACTCTACGGCAACGACTTTGGAACACGGTCACAGAACCTCTTTTCGTGAGAGCAACGATGCATTCATGTCGGCAAATGTTATGGCCGATTGGTTACGCACAAATTATTCCAATAAACGATTTTTTT contains:
- a CDS encoding TOBE domain-containing protein; translated protein: MTMYKKFEKVELMCPEELLALRSRIDNELTARDCDSPHSSCNEYRQDTLPRACRLFTVSEGVRWLNKHQLELLASSFTAWVQVSRDARTKRSRERVYLVFLLLRYSGARLGEVLSLDERKNFDYLRKVVMIDDSTAEGKKREVPLPEEVIECLREYCIQYEVDTTETSKSTERLFDLDQGFLRRKFYEQSSRSGLPKDLLNPRVLRNSRAIELLQGGMPMRAVQAILGHTKADFTASYVTLAQNDLRHIIHQHCHQEFGMETSARNTFHGEVTKVVSNPVMSEVTLRTSAGYEIVAIITNESREKLGLAEGKKASAMVKATWVILEKALIPPQTSARNAFPGVVTNIISDDVVVEVSGKLGDGTPICALITAGSFDKLGIGKGDSFIFMFKAMSVIIS